The window TAATATTAGTAAGACGGTTAAGGAGATGGCGAGTTCGACCGTTGCTTGTCCTTTTTCATTCTTGATCATAAGTAGCTCACTCCCGCATAGCAAACGGTCCCGAGAAAAATGGCCACACCATACGGAAACGCCTTGTGAAACTCGTCCTTGCTCACCCCGTCAAGCGTTCCTAATTTTGCAAAGAAAAAAATACGCTTTAATGTACTGCCTAATTCTTTTTTTCTCATTAGGAGGAAAAAGGCGATTAGACCGCCTAACAGTGCTATATATAGAAAGGAATAAAAAGTAAATATTGCGCCTTGAAGCGCCCCGACCGCCATTAGGAGTTTCACATCTCCTGCAGCCATCCCGCCTAATGCGTAAGGAATGACGAGAAGCGCAAATCCAGTTAGAATGCCTAGAACACTAAATGTAAAACCGTCGAGACCATTTGTAATGGTGTTCAGGACAAGTCCTAAAAGCATCGCCGGAAAGGTCACGATGTTTAATATTTTCCGGTCTTTTACATCTGTATAAAGAGAAATCGTCAAGGCGATTAGTAAGATGATCATTGTCATGTCGTTCACCTCAAATTAGAAAAACCCCCACTTTCATGTGAAAAATGGCTGAAAGTAAGGGGTTTGGTTTTCTGGATAAAAACAAATACTGGTTTTAGATTATCCTGCAGGAGGAGTTGTGCTAGAAGGGAATTTGCCCTTAATAGTTTCAAAGAATGCTTTAAGTTCATCACCTAAAAATACTAATGCCCCTACAGCAGCTAATGCTACAAGTCCTAAAATTAACCCGTACTCTGTCATACCTTGACCTTCTTCTTCTTTGAAGAAACGTTTGATTTGGTTCGTCATCATAAATCCATCCTCTCTAAAATTGTTATAATTTGGAAGTTATTGCTATAAAAAAATACTACTCCCGAAGAATAGTATGTAAAGTTCCTACTATT is drawn from Bacillus alkalisoli and contains these coding sequences:
- a CDS encoding Flp family type IVb pilin, with product MMTNQIKRFFKEEEGQGMTEYGLILGLVALAAVGALVFLGDELKAFFETIKGKFPSSTTPPAG
- a CDS encoding A24 family peptidase — protein: MTMIILLIALTISLYTDVKDRKILNIVTFPAMLLGLVLNTITNGLDGFTFSVLGILTGFALLVIPYALGGMAAGDVKLLMAVGALQGAIFTFYSFLYIALLGGLIAFFLLMRKKELGSTLKRIFFFAKLGTLDGVSKDEFHKAFPYGVAIFLGTVCYAGVSYL